The following proteins are encoded in a genomic region of Zea mays cultivar B73 chromosome 9, Zm-B73-REFERENCE-NAM-5.0, whole genome shotgun sequence:
- the LOC118473333 gene encoding NADH-ubiquinone oxidoreductase chain 5 isoform X1, with the protein MYLLIVFLPLLGSSVAGFFGRFLGSEGTAIMTTTCVSFSSILSLIAFYEVALGASACYLRIAPWISSEMFDASWGFLFDSLTVVMLIVVTFISSLVHLYSISYMSEDPHSPRFMCYLSIFTFFMLMLVTGDNFLQLFLGWEGVGLASYLLIHFWFTRLQADKAAIKAMLVNRVGDFGLALGIFGCFTLFQTVDFSTIFACASAPRNEWIFCNMRFNAITLICILLFIGAVGKSAQIGLHTWLPDAMEGPTPVSALIHAATMVTAGVFMIARCSPLFEYSPTALIVITFAGAMTSFLAATTGILQNDLKRVIAYSTCSQLGYMIFACGISNYSVSVFHLMNHAFFKALLFLSAGSVIHAMSDEQDMRKMGGLASSFPLTYAMMLMGSLSLIGFPFLTGFYSKDVILELAYTKYTISGNFAFWLGSVSVLFTSYYSFRLLFLTFLVPTNSFGRDRLRCHDAPIPMAIPLILLALGSLFVGYLAKV; encoded by the exons ATGTATCTACTTATTGTCTTTTTGCCTTTGCTCGGTAGTTCCGTAGCCGGTTTTTTCGGACGTTTTCTAGGATCTGAAGGAACCGCTATAATGACCACCACGTGCGTTTCATTTTCTTCGATCTTATCTTTGATTGCTTTTTATGAAGTCGCACTGGGAGCTAGTGCTTGCTATCTCAGAATAGCTCCATGGATCTCATCGGAAATGTTTGATGCTTCTTGGGGCTTCT TGTTCGATAGCCTGACCGTAGTGATGTTAATTGTGGTTACATTCATAAGTAGCTTGGTCCATCTTTATTCCATTTCATATATGTCTGAGGATCCGCATAGCCCTCGATTTATGTGTTATTTATCCATTTTTACTTTTTTTATGCTAATGTTGGTGACTGGAGATAACTTTCTTCAATTATTCCTGGGATGGGAGGGAGTAGGTCTTGCTTCATATTTGTTAATTCATTTCTGGTTTACACGACTTCAAGCGGATAAAGCAGCTATAAAAGCTATGCTTGTCAATCGAGTAGGTGATTTTGGATTAGCTCTTGGGATTTTTGGTTGTTTTACTCTCTTTCAAACAGTAGACTTTTCAACCATTTTTGCTTGTGCTAGTGCTCCCAGAAATGAATGGATTTTTTGCAATATGAGATTTAATGCCATAACTCTGATTTGTATTTTACTTTTTATTGGTGCAGTTGGGAAATCTGCACAGATAGGATTGCATACTTGGTTACCCGATGCAATGGAGGGTCCCACTCCAGTATCTGCTTTGATTCATGCAGCTACTATGGTCACTGCTGGCGTTTTCATGATAGCAAGGTGCTCCCCTTTATTTGAATACTCACCTACGGCTTTGATTGTTATTACTTTTGCGGGAGCTATGACGTCATTCCTTGCGGCAACCACTGGAATATTACAGAACGATCTAAAGAGGGTCATAGCTTATTCAACTTGCAGTCAATTAGGCTATATGATCTTTGCTTGCGGCATCTCTAACTATTCGGTTAGCGTCTTTCACTTAATGAATCACGCGTTTTTCAAAGCATTACTCTTCCTGAGTGCGGGTTCGGTGATTCATGCCATGTCGGATGAGCAAGATATGCGGAAGATGGGGGGGCTTGCCTCCTCCTTTCCTTTGACCTATGCCATGATGCTCATGGGCAGCTTATCTCTTATTGGATTTCCTTTTCTAACTGGATTTTATTCCAAAGATGTGATCTTAGAGCTCGCTTACACAAAGTATACCATCAGTGGGAACTTTGCTTTCTGGTTGGGAAGTGTCTCTGTCCTTTTCACTTCTTATTACTCCTTTCGTTTACTATTTCTAACATTTCTAGTACCAACTAATTCATTCGGGCGAGACAGATTACGATGTCATGATGCGCCCATTCCTATGGCCATTCCTTTAATACTTTTGGCTCTCGGGAGTCTCTTTGTAGGATACTTGGCCAAAGTGTGA
- the LOC118473333 gene encoding NADH-ubiquinone oxidoreductase chain 5 isoform X2 translates to MLIVVTFISSLVHLYSISYMSEDPHSPRFMCYLSIFTFFMLMLVTGDNFLQLFLGWEGVGLASYLLIHFWFTRLQADKAAIKAMLVNRVGDFGLALGIFGCFTLFQTVDFSTIFACASAPRNEWIFCNMRFNAITLICILLFIGAVGKSAQIGLHTWLPDAMEGPTPVSALIHAATMVTAGVFMIARCSPLFEYSPTALIVITFAGAMTSFLAATTGILQNDLKRVIAYSTCSQLGYMIFACGISNYSVSVFHLMNHAFFKALLFLSAGSVIHAMSDEQDMRKMGGLASSFPLTYAMMLMGSLSLIGFPFLTGFYSKDVILELAYTKYTISGNFAFWLGSVSVLFTSYYSFRLLFLTFLVPTNSFGRDRLRCHDAPIPMAIPLILLALGSLFVGYLAKV, encoded by the coding sequence ATGTTAATTGTGGTTACATTCATAAGTAGCTTGGTCCATCTTTATTCCATTTCATATATGTCTGAGGATCCGCATAGCCCTCGATTTATGTGTTATTTATCCATTTTTACTTTTTTTATGCTAATGTTGGTGACTGGAGATAACTTTCTTCAATTATTCCTGGGATGGGAGGGAGTAGGTCTTGCTTCATATTTGTTAATTCATTTCTGGTTTACACGACTTCAAGCGGATAAAGCAGCTATAAAAGCTATGCTTGTCAATCGAGTAGGTGATTTTGGATTAGCTCTTGGGATTTTTGGTTGTTTTACTCTCTTTCAAACAGTAGACTTTTCAACCATTTTTGCTTGTGCTAGTGCTCCCAGAAATGAATGGATTTTTTGCAATATGAGATTTAATGCCATAACTCTGATTTGTATTTTACTTTTTATTGGTGCAGTTGGGAAATCTGCACAGATAGGATTGCATACTTGGTTACCCGATGCAATGGAGGGTCCCACTCCAGTATCTGCTTTGATTCATGCAGCTACTATGGTCACTGCTGGCGTTTTCATGATAGCAAGGTGCTCCCCTTTATTTGAATACTCACCTACGGCTTTGATTGTTATTACTTTTGCGGGAGCTATGACGTCATTCCTTGCGGCAACCACTGGAATATTACAGAACGATCTAAAGAGGGTCATAGCTTATTCAACTTGCAGTCAATTAGGCTATATGATCTTTGCTTGCGGCATCTCTAACTATTCGGTTAGCGTCTTTCACTTAATGAATCACGCGTTTTTCAAAGCATTACTCTTCCTGAGTGCGGGTTCGGTGATTCATGCCATGTCGGATGAGCAAGATATGCGGAAGATGGGGGGGCTTGCCTCCTCCTTTCCTTTGACCTATGCCATGATGCTCATGGGCAGCTTATCTCTTATTGGATTTCCTTTTCTAACTGGATTTTATTCCAAAGATGTGATCTTAGAGCTCGCTTACACAAAGTATACCATCAGTGGGAACTTTGCTTTCTGGTTGGGAAGTGTCTCTGTCCTTTTCACTTCTTATTACTCCTTTCGTTTACTATTTCTAACATTTCTAGTACCAACTAATTCATTCGGGCGAGACAGATTACGATGTCATGATGCGCCCATTCCTATGGCCATTCCTTTAATACTTTTGGCTCTCGGGAGTCTCTTTGTAGGATACTTGGCCAAAGTGTGA